A window of the Streptomyces sp. NBC_00878 genome harbors these coding sequences:
- a CDS encoding helix-turn-helix transcriptional regulator encodes MLVHALMDDSTRSQAEFGQPVPSTAYRQAVLSCLYRGGLRQTRVARALAALADRADTTTVGFLTGTTSAAVQEVVTVLNSTGLLDDYAFRHPAVAAAILDDMNSAERRSLHSEVAGLLYRQGSPASEVATHLLAADRIDEVWGRAVLRTASEQALAADDVALCTNYLCLVLRDCEDEGERHALSAALARAEWRVNPAAAGTHLAPLREAALGDELDVRDTATVLRHMLWQGDTELTAKTVDTMVRSRTQADAHIIAEVEFIRQWFYGVAVAGRGSDVNKQISQGRSATGDATGLRAKMAVLVGGDATDESVAAVAQALQGHQLDYLNLELVAMALLAIAHTDRTADAAKACDALLECAVQRGARTWQTLLGSVRAEIALLQGDVTTAAERAVEALDMLHAQSWGVLVGHPLSTAIFAYTGMGRHDAAEELLKRELPDATFRTVFGIQYLRARGHHYLATDRAFAALNDFETCSRLMRDGNPNLQKGIPWRTDLAQANLRIGKVRTAREWAEQQLRLPGGHSSRARAVALRVLARASKPHQRASLLREAIDLLKMCGDRLELALAYADLSAAHSELGEFDRARLVARQAAQEAEACHVESPVGNPMVAAEPAAAPASDSSDNVLPLLSDAESRVAGLAALGYTNREISSRIHVTISTVEQHLTRVYRKLNVASRAELPSKVLEHQSPGRPNRRTRSRSSAV; translated from the coding sequence ATGCTGGTGCATGCCCTGATGGACGACAGCACTCGTTCGCAGGCCGAATTCGGCCAGCCCGTCCCGAGCACCGCCTACCGTCAGGCGGTGCTCTCCTGCCTCTACCGCGGGGGTCTGCGGCAGACCCGGGTGGCACGGGCGCTGGCCGCGCTCGCCGACCGGGCCGACACCACCACGGTCGGATTCCTCACCGGAACCACGTCCGCCGCCGTCCAGGAGGTGGTCACTGTGTTGAACTCCACAGGGCTGCTGGACGATTACGCGTTCCGGCACCCGGCCGTGGCCGCGGCGATCCTGGACGACATGAACAGCGCCGAGCGCCGCAGCCTGCACAGCGAGGTCGCCGGCCTGCTGTACCGGCAGGGCTCACCCGCCTCGGAGGTGGCCACGCATCTGCTGGCCGCCGACCGCATCGACGAGGTCTGGGGCCGGGCCGTCCTGCGCACCGCCTCCGAACAGGCACTGGCCGCGGACGACGTGGCTCTGTGCACCAACTATCTGTGCCTGGTCCTGCGGGACTGCGAGGACGAGGGCGAGCGGCACGCCCTGTCGGCGGCCCTGGCCCGCGCGGAGTGGCGGGTCAATCCGGCGGCCGCCGGCACCCATCTGGCACCGCTGCGCGAGGCCGCGCTCGGTGACGAGCTCGACGTGCGCGACACGGCCACGGTCCTGCGGCACATGCTGTGGCAGGGCGACACCGAGCTGACGGCCAAGACCGTCGACACGATGGTCCGTTCCCGTACGCAGGCCGACGCCCACATCATCGCCGAGGTGGAGTTCATCCGGCAGTGGTTCTACGGTGTGGCGGTCGCCGGGCGGGGCTCCGACGTCAACAAGCAGATTTCCCAGGGGCGTTCGGCCACCGGTGACGCCACCGGGCTGCGCGCCAAGATGGCCGTGCTGGTCGGCGGCGACGCCACCGACGAGTCCGTGGCTGCCGTGGCACAGGCGTTGCAGGGCCACCAACTGGACTATCTCAACCTCGAACTGGTCGCGATGGCGCTGCTCGCCATCGCGCACACGGACCGCACGGCCGACGCCGCCAAGGCGTGCGACGCGCTGCTGGAGTGCGCCGTGCAGCGCGGGGCCAGGACATGGCAGACGCTGCTCGGCAGCGTCCGCGCGGAGATCGCCCTGCTCCAGGGCGATGTGACCACCGCGGCGGAACGGGCCGTCGAGGCGCTCGACATGCTGCACGCCCAGAGCTGGGGTGTGCTCGTCGGCCACCCGCTGTCGACGGCGATCTTCGCCTACACCGGAATGGGCAGGCACGACGCCGCCGAGGAGCTGCTCAAGCGGGAGCTGCCGGACGCGACGTTCCGGACCGTCTTCGGCATCCAGTACCTGCGCGCCCGCGGGCACCACTACCTGGCCACCGACCGCGCCTTCGCCGCGCTCAACGACTTCGAGACGTGCAGCCGGCTGATGCGTGACGGCAACCCCAACCTGCAGAAGGGCATCCCCTGGCGGACCGACCTCGCGCAGGCCAACCTCCGGATCGGCAAGGTCAGGACGGCCAGGGAGTGGGCCGAGCAGCAGCTGCGGCTGCCCGGCGGGCACAGTTCCCGGGCCCGGGCCGTCGCGCTGCGCGTCCTGGCCAGGGCCAGCAAGCCGCACCAGCGCGCCTCACTGCTGCGGGAGGCGATCGACCTGCTCAAGATGTGCGGCGACCGGCTCGAACTCGCGCTGGCCTACGCCGACCTGTCCGCCGCCCATTCCGAACTCGGTGAGTTCGACCGGGCCCGGCTCGTGGCACGGCAGGCCGCGCAGGAGGCCGAGGCCTGCCATGTCGAGTCCCCGGTGGGCAACCCCATGGTGGCCGCCGAACCCGCCGCGGCCCCGGCGTCCGACAGCTCCGACAACGTCCTGCCTCTCCTCAGCGACGCCGAGTCCCGCGTCGCGGGGCTGGCCGCCCTCGGATACACCAACCGGGAGATCAGCAGCCGGATCCACGTCACGATCAGCACGGTCGAGCAACACCTGACCCGCGTGTACCGCAAGCTGAACGTGGCCAGCCGGGCGGAGCTGCCGTCGAAAGTTCTGGAACACCAGTCCCCCGGCAGGCCGAACCGCCGGACCCGCAGCCGCTCTTCGGCGGTCTGA